GAGGAGGGGATGGCCATCACGGGTCAGGAGGCGTGGACCGCGCGCGAGGAGGGCGTGGTGGTGCCAACGTTCGTCGCGGAGGCTGTCGAGGAGGTGGCGTTCCAGGCGCGCCTCGACCCCCGCGTCGACAAGCACTCGGGCGTGTCGCAGCGCCTGCCCATAAGTCTCCTCGAGAACGTGGTGAGTAGCGCCGAGCAGCGCGCGCTCACGCTCGGTGGCGAGAGCGTCGCCCGCATCTCCGACCTCTTCGCGGCCCTCCCCGCCGTGACGGGCAAGATCGAACTCGAGTACGAAGGGGAACTCAAGGGGGCCGAGGCGGTCGCGCGCGAGATCGTGCGGCGCGCGGTCGGTCAGGTCTACGCGCGGCGGTCCGCGGGTCTCGATCCCGCGGCGGTGGTCGGCTACTTCGACGAGGGCAACAGCCTGCGCCTTCCCGGCGCGCAGCCGTTGGGCGCCTGGCGCTCCCGTCTCACCGTCGTCCCCGGCCTGCTGGGCCTGGCGGCGGCGGTGGCCGCGACGGAGCCGTCCGGCGGCGACGTCGCCCCTGCCGACCTCGAGCTCGTGGCGGCGGAGTTCGTCCTGGAAGGCCTCCATGCGCGCCGCCTCATCGGGCGCAGCGAGGAGTCGGGTTACGCGGCGGCGGAGCCGGCGGAGGCCGGGCCGCGCCCGCGGTGGAACTGACGGCCCGGGCGGCGCTCGGGCCGGTCGGTGCGGAACCGGGCGGGAGGTGAGGCAGGTGGCAACGGTCAGGTACTCCAGGTACGAGGGCGGCCTCGACGACCTCGACATGGCCGACCTCATGCGGATGTTGCAGGAGCGCCTCCTGCAATCCGGGTTCGACCGCGACCCGTACGCCCCCGACCCCGACTACCGCCCCTCGCTGCAGGACCTGTACGACGCGATCGCCCAGGCCCTCATCGACAACGAGCTCGTTGCCCCCGAGGTCGTCAAGGCCGCCCTCGAGGCGGCCGACTGGCTCGATACCGACCTGGGACGGGCCGTCAAGGAGTTGGCCCAGCGACTGGAAGGGGAGGGGTACCTGCGGGCCTCGGGCGCCGAGCCGGGCGCCGACGACGGCGCCGACGACGGCGCCGGCGCGGGCGGCGCGGCCGGCAAGCACGCGAGCGCCAAGCGGTCCACCTTCGAACTGACCGACAAGGCCATCGACTTCCTCGGCTACCGCACCCTGAAGGACGTCCTCGGAGGGGCGGGTCGCTCCAGCATAGGTACCCACGACACCCACTTCACGACCACGGGCGTCGAGGCCACTGGTGCCACCAAGGAGTACGAGTTCGGCGACACCCTCAACCTCGACGTGCCGGCCACCCTGCTCCACGCGGTCGCGCGTGGGGCCGGAGGCATCGGCGGCGGCGTCGGAGGCAACGTCGGAGGCAACATAGGCGGTGGCGCCGGCCGCCTCGACCTCGAGGCGGGGGACCTCATGGTGGTCGAGTCCGAGTACTACTCCTCCGCCGCCACGGTGGTGATGCTCGACTGCAGCCACTCGATGATCCTCTACGGCGAGGACCGCTTCACCCCTGCCAAGCAGGTCGCGCTGGCGCTCGCCCACCTGATCCGCACGCAGTACCGGGGAGACACCGTCAAGTTCGTCCTGTTCCACAACGGCGCGGAGGAGATACCCCTGCAGAGGCTCGCGCAGGCGCAGGTGGGGCCCTACCACACGAACACGGCCCAAGGGCTCAGGCTGGCCCAGCGGCTGCTCCTGCGGCAGAACAAGGAGATGAAGCAGATCGTGATGATCACCGACGGCAAGCCGTCGGCCATCACCCTGCCGGACGGTCGCATCTACCGCAACGCCTACGGGCTCGACCCGCTGGTCCTGGGCGCCACCCTGCGAGAGGTCAACGCCTGCCGGCGCCACGGCATCCAGGTGAACACGTTCATGCTCGCCAAGGACCCCGAGCTCGTCGCGTTCGTGCAGCGGGTGAGCGCCATGACTCGCGGCAAGGCGTACTTCACCACCCCACGCACGATCGGCCGCTACGTGTTGCTCGATTACCAGTCCAGGCGGACGAAGCTCGTCAACTGACCCCGCGCGCCCGGCCCGTCGGCGAGCCGGGCGGCCCCGGCCCAACGGTCCTCACGCGGCGCCGTGAGTAAGTTGTCGGTACCGGCGCCGTGGGCGCCGGAGCGCCAGAGGGAGGCAGACATGGACTTGAGTGTGAGACCCCGCCCCGCGGACACGTCACGGCTCGGCCGAGGTCGCAGCCACCGTCGCCGCGCCGCCCTGCCGGCCCTCCTCCTGCTCGCCGCAGCGACTCTCCTGGGCGGAGCGCACGCCCAATGGGCTCCAGGCGTCACGCAGGAGGGCAGCGCCGTCACGGACGGCACAGTCACTGGCATCACTGGCACCGGCATCACTGGCACGGGCATCACCGTCACTGGCACCGGCGTCGCCTACGGCGAACCGGACCAGGCCGTGCTCACCCTGGGGGTGTCCGTCGCCGACGAGGCGGTCCGCCCCGCCCTCACGAACGCGGACGCGCGCATGGCGGCGGTCAAGCAGGCCCTGGTGACCCGCGGAGTGAGCGCGGACGACGTGCGGACCCTCAGCTTCAACGTGTGGCGGCAGGACGTGTTCGACGACGCCGGCACCGTCGCCGGCGAGCGCTACCACGTCGAACACCAGTACGAGGTCGTGGTTCGCGACGTAGACGCCGTGAGCGAGCTCCTCGCGGCCGCCGTCGACGCCGGCGCCAACAGCGTCGGTGGTGTCAGCTTCACCATCTCGAACCCGGACGAGCTGCGAGCCGCGGCAAGGGAGGCGGCCGTGCGCGACGCCGTGGCGCGCGCGGAGCACCTCGCCCGGTTGACGGGCGTGAGGCTCCTCACCCCCGACCGCGTGACCGAGGGGCCCGTCACCACCGGCGGCGCGCGGTACGACGTGCGCTACGCGGCCGAAGGCCTGGGAGGCGGCGTGAGCGCCGGGCAGCTGTCCGTGCAGGTCGACGTCACCATCACGTTCGCCACCGCCACCCTGGGGAGCGAGTGAGCTCGCTCCCCAGGGCGAGCCAACCGGCCCCTCTGGGCTGCCCTCACTCGAACGAGCGGGACAACCGGTCCAGCGCCTGTATGGCGGGTCCGTAGTTCGGGTCGGCCGACCTGGCCGCCCGGTAGTTGACCTCGGCGCGGTCGACCTCGCCGAGAAGTTCGTAAGCCTCGCCCAGGCGGTAGTACGCCTCGACGTAAGCGGGGCTGCCGGGCCGCGCCTCGCCGGGATCGGTCGCCTCGAACACGTCGATGGCGGCGTTGAACGACGCGATCGCCTCGTCGAGCCGCCCCGCGTACATGAGCAGCCGCCCCTTGTCGACGTAGGGCCACAGCTCCGCGCGCCCCCGCTCCGTGTCCGCGGCCGCATCGAAGGCGGCGATGGCCTCGTCGTAGCGCCCCGCCTGCCACGCCACCCGGCCCCAATCCATCGCGAAGCGGTAGTCGCGGCTGCGCAGGAACGCGTTCTGCAGGGCGCGCAACGCCCCGACGGGGTCGCCCGTGGCGGCGCGCAACAGCCCCTGAAGGTTCACGATGGCGGGGTCGGCGTCGCCCTCCAGGGCGATGGCGCGGTCCAGGGCCGAGGCGGCGCGCTCCAGGTCGCCCGTCAGGTAGAGCGCGCGGGCGAACAGGAAGTGAGCGCGCCCCTCGTCCGGGAAGCGCGCCACCAACTCGGGACCGTTCAGGCGCGCCGCGGAGTTGTAGTAGCCCTGCGCCAGCAACGCCTCCATCTGAGCGAACTCGGCCGCCTGCGCCCAGGCGAGCCCGCCGAGCGAGAGCGCGGCGAGCGAGAGCGCGCCGAGCAAGAGCGCGCCGAGCAGCCACGCGCCCCCGACCAGCGCTCCGTGGCGCGCTCCGCCCGTGGGCCGGCGCCGGCGCGCTTCGCGGCCGGTCGCGCAGGCGCGCGCGACGTGCAGGTGACCTCCGGGCCTCACGCTGTCAGGGTAACCCGGCCCGCCGTGAGAACTCAGCGCGGAACACGGCGGCGCGCCAGCGCGGCCGCCAACCAGTCCAGGCCCTCGTCGGCAAGTCGCGTCAGGTGCAGCGCCGCGTGCTCCGCGATGGGCGGGGCGCTCCTGACGAGGTTGAGGAGGGCGCGCTCGTCGACGGGCCGTTGGAAGGCCGGCGCCACCGCCTGCGAGAGGAAGCCGCGGACCTTCGGGTCGTACGACAGGCCGGCGAAACCCACCCCGAGGCGGGCGGCCAGGATGCAGCCGTGCAACCGCACCGACACGACGTAGCGCGCGCCGCTCAGGGCGCGCAGGGCGGCGGCGGGGGTGCTGGCGTCTCGGACCTCGAGGGTCGGCGCCATGTGGGCCAGGCGCGCGACGGCGGGTGCGTCCTGCCGCGGGTGGAAGGCGGCAGCCGCGAGGGGCACGCCGTCCTCGCTCAACTGCAGCGCCAGGGACTCGAGCGCGGAGTTGAGGGCGTCCTGTCCGCCGCGCGGCACCAACACGACGGGGCCGTCGCGGCTCGGCGGCGCCACGTCAAGGGGCACCTCGACGAGGAGCGCCGGGTCGGCCACCAACACCCCGGTGAGACCCAGTTCGCCGGCCAGCGCCAACGAGTCCTCGTCCCGCACCGCCAAGGGCACCCCGGCGAGGACGCGCGCGACCCGGGCGCGCCCGGCCGGGCTGAGGAGCCCG
Above is a window of Trueperaceae bacterium DNA encoding:
- a CDS encoding VWA domain-containing protein, which gives rise to MADLMRMLQERLLQSGFDRDPYAPDPDYRPSLQDLYDAIAQALIDNELVAPEVVKAALEAADWLDTDLGRAVKELAQRLEGEGYLRASGAEPGADDGADDGAGAGGAAGKHASAKRSTFELTDKAIDFLGYRTLKDVLGGAGRSSIGTHDTHFTTTGVEATGATKEYEFGDTLNLDVPATLLHAVARGAGGIGGGVGGNVGGNIGGGAGRLDLEAGDLMVVESEYYSSAATVVMLDCSHSMILYGEDRFTPAKQVALALAHLIRTQYRGDTVKFVLFHNGAEEIPLQRLAQAQVGPYHTNTAQGLRLAQRLLLRQNKEMKQIVMITDGKPSAITLPDGRIYRNAYGLDPLVLGATLREVNACRRHGIQVNTFMLAKDPELVAFVQRVSAMTRGKAYFTTPRTIGRYVLLDYQSRRTKLVN
- a CDS encoding tetratricopeptide repeat protein, producing MRPGGHLHVARACATGREARRRRPTGGARHGALVGGAWLLGALLLGALSLAALSLGGLAWAQAAEFAQMEALLAQGYYNSAARLNGPELVARFPDEGRAHFLFARALYLTGDLERAASALDRAIALEGDADPAIVNLQGLLRAATGDPVGALRALQNAFLRSRDYRFAMDWGRVAWQAGRYDEAIAAFDAAADTERGRAELWPYVDKGRLLMYAGRLDEAIASFNAAIDVFEATDPGEARPGSPAYVEAYYRLGEAYELLGEVDRAEVNYRAARSADPNYGPAIQALDRLSRSFE
- the csaB gene encoding polysaccharide pyruvyl transferase CsaB gives rise to the protein MRVLLSGYYGAGNVGDEALLAGLVAGLRARGLGVAVLSADPGATSRMHGVRAFHRLAGLGPALAWAGAVLSGGGGLLQDATSARSLDYYLGVLRLARASGRRVAVYGQSLGLLSPAGRARVARVLAGVPLAVRDEDSLALAGELGLTGVLVADPALLVEVPLDVAPPSRDGPVVLVPRGGQDALNSALESLALQLSEDGVPLAAAAFHPRQDAPAVARLAHMAPTLEVRDASTPAAALRALSGARYVVSVRLHGCILAARLGVGFAGLSYDPKVRGFLSQAVAPAFQRPVDERALLNLVRSAPPIAEHAALHLTRLADEGLDWLAAALARRRVPR
- a CDS encoding SIMPL domain-containing protein (The SIMPL domain is named for its presence in mouse protein SIMPL (signalling molecule that associates with mouse pelle-like kinase). Bacterial member BP26, from Brucella, was shown to assemble into a channel-like structure, while YggE from E. coli has been associated with resistance to oxidative stress.), with the translated sequence MSVRPRPADTSRLGRGRSHRRRAALPALLLLAAATLLGGAHAQWAPGVTQEGSAVTDGTVTGITGTGITGTGITVTGTGVAYGEPDQAVLTLGVSVADEAVRPALTNADARMAAVKQALVTRGVSADDVRTLSFNVWRQDVFDDAGTVAGERYHVEHQYEVVVRDVDAVSELLAAAVDAGANSVGGVSFTISNPDELRAAAREAAVRDAVARAEHLARLTGVRLLTPDRVTEGPVTTGGARYDVRYAAEGLGGGVSAGQLSVQVDVTITFATATLGSE